One genomic window of Apus apus isolate bApuApu2 chromosome 9, bApuApu2.pri.cur, whole genome shotgun sequence includes the following:
- the SLC6A6 gene encoding sodium- and chloride-dependent taurine transporter isoform X3, which produces MLHLMLMGLPGRENPFRRDSSSSKKDLIALGIRQIWTQKTTESKNMATKEKLQCLKDFHKDILKPSPGKSPGTRPEDEAEGKPPQREKWASKIDFLLSVAGGFIGLGNVWRFPYLCYKNGGGAFLIPYFIFLFGGGLPVFFLEVVLGQYTSEGGITCWEKICPIFTGIGYASIVIVSLLNVYYIVILAWGLYYLFQSFQSVLPWAHCHQKWNTPTCVEDTLRKNKTLWISLNATNFTSPVTEFWERNVLSLSSGIEDIGIIKWDLALCLLLVWVICFFCIWKGVKSTGKVVYITATFPFIMLLVLLIRGVTLPGAAEGIKFYLYPDMSRLADPQVWIDAGTQIFFSYAICLGAMTSLGSYNKYKYNCYRDCLLLGCLNSGTSFVSGFAIFSVLGFMAQEQGVNIADVAESGPGLAFIAYPKAVSMMPLPTFWAILFFIMLLLLGLDSQFVEVEGQITSLVDLHPSFLRKGYRREIFIAIVCFLSYLLGLTMVTEGGMYVFQLFDYYAASGVCLLWVAFFECIAVAWVYGADNIYDAIEDMIGYRPGPWMKWSWIVITPVLCVGCFIFSLAKYKPLTYNKVYTYPDWAIGLGWVLALSSMICIPMVMVIRIIQSDGSLIERIKAVAAPKEVNRWSKETESGTPFCPNGTSNGGLIKPTHIIVETMM; this is translated from the exons CCAAAAAGGATTTGATTGCTCTTGGCATCAGGCAAATCTGGACCCAGAAGACCACAG AAAGCAAAAACATGGCGACAAAGGAAAAGCTTCAGTGCTTGAAAGATTTCCACAAGGACATCCTCAAACCTTCACCCGGCAAGAGCCCGGGGACACGGCCTGAGGATGAGGCAGAAGGAAAGCCACCCCAGAGGGAGAAGTGGGCGAGCAAGATTGACTTTCTGCTGTCGGTGGCTGGAGGGTTTATCGGCTTGGGCAACGTCTGGCGGTTCCCGTATCTCTGCTACAAAAACGGCGGAG GTGCATTTCTTATAccttatttcattttcctgtttggGGGAGGTCTTCCCGTGTTTTTCCTGGAGGTGGTGCTAGGACAGTATACCTCTGAAGGTGGAATTACATGCTGGGAAAAGATCTGCCCTATTTTCACTG GAATTGGTTATGCTTCCATAGTGATTGTGTCCCTTCTGAATGTGTACTACATTGTGATCCTGGCCTGGGGACTCTACTACCTGTTCCAGTCGTTCCAGAGCGTCCTGCCATGGGCACACTGCCACCAGAAGTGGAACACGCCGACCTGCGTGGAAGACACTCTCAGGAAGAACAAAACCCTCTGGATATCACTGAATGCCACTAACTTCACCTCTCCTGTCACAGAGTTTTGGGA GCGCAATGTACTGAGCTTGTCCTCAGGAATTGAAGATATTGGTATTATCAAGTGGGATCTAGCACTGTGTCTTCTCCTCGTCTGGGTGATATGTTTCTTCTGCATTTGGAAAGGAGTCAAATCCACTGGGAAA GTAGTGTACATCACTGCCACGTTCCCATTCATCATGCTCCTTGTTCTGCTCATCCGTGGTGTgaccctgcctggagctgcagaaggcaTCAAGTTTTATCTTTATCCTGATATGTCACGGTTAGCTGACCCACAG GTCTGGATAGATGCAGGGACACAAATCTTCTTCTCATATGCAATCTGCTTAGGAGCAATGACTTCCCTGGGGAGCTACAACAAGTACAAATACAACTGCTATAG GGACTGTTTGCTGCTGGGATGCCTGAACAGTGGTACCAGTTTTGTGTCTGGCTTCGCAATTTTTTCCGTCCTGGGCTTCATGGCACAAGAGCAAGGGGTGAACATTGCTGATGTGGCAGAGTCAG gTCCAGGCCTGGCTTTCATTGCCTACCCAAAAGCTGTGTCCATGATGCCACTGCCCACCTTTTGGgcaatccttttttttattatgcttcTGTTGCTTGGACTGGATAGCCAG tTTGTTGAAGTTGAAGGACAGATCACGTCATTAGTTGATCTGCACCCATCCTTCCTAAGGAAGGGTTACCGACGGGAAATCTTCATCGCTATAGTATGTTTCCTTAGCTATCTTCTGGGACTAACTATGGTGACTGAG GGTGGCATGTATGTTTTTCAACTCTTTGACTACTATGCAGCTAGTGGTGTATGCCTTTTGTGGGTTGCATTCTTTGAATGTATTGCTGTAGCCTGGGTTTATG GCGCTGATAATATTTATGATGCCATTGAGGATATGATTGGATACAGACCTGGTCCCTGGATGAAATGGAGCTGGATTGTGATCACACCAGTTCTTTGCGTG GGGTGCTTCATCTTTTCTTTGGCCAAGTACAAACCACTGACCTACAACAAGGTCTACACATACCCAGACTGGGCAATCGGCCTGGGCTGGGTTCTTGCCCTTTCCTCCATGATCTGCATCCCTATGGTGATGGTCATCCGCATCATACAGTCAGACGGGTCACTCATTGAG aGGATAAAAGCAGTGGCTGCCCCCAAGGAAGTGAATCGGTGGTCCAAAGAAACAGAGAGTGGCACCCCCTTCTGCCCCAATGGAACTTCGAATGGTGGATTGATCAAGCCAACTCATATCATTGTGGAAACCATGATGTGA
- the SLC6A6 gene encoding sodium- and chloride-dependent taurine transporter isoform X4: MEESPLPIYIEEGTEVPIAKKDLIALGIRQIWTQKTTESKNMATKEKLQCLKDFHKDILKPSPGKSPGTRPEDEAEGKPPQREKWASKIDFLLSVAGGFIGLGNVWRFPYLCYKNGGGAFLIPYFIFLFGGGLPVFFLEVVLGQYTSEGGITCWEKICPIFTGIGYASIVIVSLLNVYYIVILAWGLYYLFQSFQSVLPWAHCHQKWNTPTCVEDTLRKNKTLWISLNATNFTSPVTEFWERNVLSLSSGIEDIGIIKWDLALCLLLVWVICFFCIWKGVKSTGKVVYITATFPFIMLLVLLIRGVTLPGAAEGIKFYLYPDMSRLADPQVWIDAGTQIFFSYAICLGAMTSLGSYNKYKYNCYRDCLLLGCLNSGTSFVSGFAIFSVLGFMAQEQGVNIADVAESGPGLAFIAYPKAVSMMPLPTFWAILFFIMLLLLGLDSQFVEVEGQITSLVDLHPSFLRKGYRREIFIAIVCFLSYLLGLTMVTEGGMYVFQLFDYYAASGVCLLWVAFFECIAVAWVYGADNIYDAIEDMIGYRPGPWMKWSWIVITPVLCVGCFIFSLAKYKPLTYNKVYTYPDWAIGLGWVLALSSMICIPMVMVIRIIQSDGSLIERIKAVAAPKEVNRWSKETESGTPFCPNGTSNGGLIKPTHIIVETMM, encoded by the exons CCAAAAAGGATTTGATTGCTCTTGGCATCAGGCAAATCTGGACCCAGAAGACCACAG AAAGCAAAAACATGGCGACAAAGGAAAAGCTTCAGTGCTTGAAAGATTTCCACAAGGACATCCTCAAACCTTCACCCGGCAAGAGCCCGGGGACACGGCCTGAGGATGAGGCAGAAGGAAAGCCACCCCAGAGGGAGAAGTGGGCGAGCAAGATTGACTTTCTGCTGTCGGTGGCTGGAGGGTTTATCGGCTTGGGCAACGTCTGGCGGTTCCCGTATCTCTGCTACAAAAACGGCGGAG GTGCATTTCTTATAccttatttcattttcctgtttggGGGAGGTCTTCCCGTGTTTTTCCTGGAGGTGGTGCTAGGACAGTATACCTCTGAAGGTGGAATTACATGCTGGGAAAAGATCTGCCCTATTTTCACTG GAATTGGTTATGCTTCCATAGTGATTGTGTCCCTTCTGAATGTGTACTACATTGTGATCCTGGCCTGGGGACTCTACTACCTGTTCCAGTCGTTCCAGAGCGTCCTGCCATGGGCACACTGCCACCAGAAGTGGAACACGCCGACCTGCGTGGAAGACACTCTCAGGAAGAACAAAACCCTCTGGATATCACTGAATGCCACTAACTTCACCTCTCCTGTCACAGAGTTTTGGGA GCGCAATGTACTGAGCTTGTCCTCAGGAATTGAAGATATTGGTATTATCAAGTGGGATCTAGCACTGTGTCTTCTCCTCGTCTGGGTGATATGTTTCTTCTGCATTTGGAAAGGAGTCAAATCCACTGGGAAA GTAGTGTACATCACTGCCACGTTCCCATTCATCATGCTCCTTGTTCTGCTCATCCGTGGTGTgaccctgcctggagctgcagaaggcaTCAAGTTTTATCTTTATCCTGATATGTCACGGTTAGCTGACCCACAG GTCTGGATAGATGCAGGGACACAAATCTTCTTCTCATATGCAATCTGCTTAGGAGCAATGACTTCCCTGGGGAGCTACAACAAGTACAAATACAACTGCTATAG GGACTGTTTGCTGCTGGGATGCCTGAACAGTGGTACCAGTTTTGTGTCTGGCTTCGCAATTTTTTCCGTCCTGGGCTTCATGGCACAAGAGCAAGGGGTGAACATTGCTGATGTGGCAGAGTCAG gTCCAGGCCTGGCTTTCATTGCCTACCCAAAAGCTGTGTCCATGATGCCACTGCCCACCTTTTGGgcaatccttttttttattatgcttcTGTTGCTTGGACTGGATAGCCAG tTTGTTGAAGTTGAAGGACAGATCACGTCATTAGTTGATCTGCACCCATCCTTCCTAAGGAAGGGTTACCGACGGGAAATCTTCATCGCTATAGTATGTTTCCTTAGCTATCTTCTGGGACTAACTATGGTGACTGAG GGTGGCATGTATGTTTTTCAACTCTTTGACTACTATGCAGCTAGTGGTGTATGCCTTTTGTGGGTTGCATTCTTTGAATGTATTGCTGTAGCCTGGGTTTATG GCGCTGATAATATTTATGATGCCATTGAGGATATGATTGGATACAGACCTGGTCCCTGGATGAAATGGAGCTGGATTGTGATCACACCAGTTCTTTGCGTG GGGTGCTTCATCTTTTCTTTGGCCAAGTACAAACCACTGACCTACAACAAGGTCTACACATACCCAGACTGGGCAATCGGCCTGGGCTGGGTTCTTGCCCTTTCCTCCATGATCTGCATCCCTATGGTGATGGTCATCCGCATCATACAGTCAGACGGGTCACTCATTGAG aGGATAAAAGCAGTGGCTGCCCCCAAGGAAGTGAATCGGTGGTCCAAAGAAACAGAGAGTGGCACCCCCTTCTGCCCCAATGGAACTTCGAATGGTGGATTGATCAAGCCAACTCATATCATTGTGGAAACCATGATGTGA
- the SLC6A6 gene encoding sodium- and chloride-dependent taurine transporter isoform X2, giving the protein MLHLMLMGLPGRENPFRRDSSSLPHPMEESPLPIYIEEGTEVPIESKNMATKEKLQCLKDFHKDILKPSPGKSPGTRPEDEAEGKPPQREKWASKIDFLLSVAGGFIGLGNVWRFPYLCYKNGGGAFLIPYFIFLFGGGLPVFFLEVVLGQYTSEGGITCWEKICPIFTGIGYASIVIVSLLNVYYIVILAWGLYYLFQSFQSVLPWAHCHQKWNTPTCVEDTLRKNKTLWISLNATNFTSPVTEFWERNVLSLSSGIEDIGIIKWDLALCLLLVWVICFFCIWKGVKSTGKVVYITATFPFIMLLVLLIRGVTLPGAAEGIKFYLYPDMSRLADPQVWIDAGTQIFFSYAICLGAMTSLGSYNKYKYNCYRDCLLLGCLNSGTSFVSGFAIFSVLGFMAQEQGVNIADVAESGPGLAFIAYPKAVSMMPLPTFWAILFFIMLLLLGLDSQFVEVEGQITSLVDLHPSFLRKGYRREIFIAIVCFLSYLLGLTMVTEGGMYVFQLFDYYAASGVCLLWVAFFECIAVAWVYGADNIYDAIEDMIGYRPGPWMKWSWIVITPVLCVGCFIFSLAKYKPLTYNKVYTYPDWAIGLGWVLALSSMICIPMVMVIRIIQSDGSLIERIKAVAAPKEVNRWSKETESGTPFCPNGTSNGGLIKPTHIIVETMM; this is encoded by the exons AAAGCAAAAACATGGCGACAAAGGAAAAGCTTCAGTGCTTGAAAGATTTCCACAAGGACATCCTCAAACCTTCACCCGGCAAGAGCCCGGGGACACGGCCTGAGGATGAGGCAGAAGGAAAGCCACCCCAGAGGGAGAAGTGGGCGAGCAAGATTGACTTTCTGCTGTCGGTGGCTGGAGGGTTTATCGGCTTGGGCAACGTCTGGCGGTTCCCGTATCTCTGCTACAAAAACGGCGGAG GTGCATTTCTTATAccttatttcattttcctgtttggGGGAGGTCTTCCCGTGTTTTTCCTGGAGGTGGTGCTAGGACAGTATACCTCTGAAGGTGGAATTACATGCTGGGAAAAGATCTGCCCTATTTTCACTG GAATTGGTTATGCTTCCATAGTGATTGTGTCCCTTCTGAATGTGTACTACATTGTGATCCTGGCCTGGGGACTCTACTACCTGTTCCAGTCGTTCCAGAGCGTCCTGCCATGGGCACACTGCCACCAGAAGTGGAACACGCCGACCTGCGTGGAAGACACTCTCAGGAAGAACAAAACCCTCTGGATATCACTGAATGCCACTAACTTCACCTCTCCTGTCACAGAGTTTTGGGA GCGCAATGTACTGAGCTTGTCCTCAGGAATTGAAGATATTGGTATTATCAAGTGGGATCTAGCACTGTGTCTTCTCCTCGTCTGGGTGATATGTTTCTTCTGCATTTGGAAAGGAGTCAAATCCACTGGGAAA GTAGTGTACATCACTGCCACGTTCCCATTCATCATGCTCCTTGTTCTGCTCATCCGTGGTGTgaccctgcctggagctgcagaaggcaTCAAGTTTTATCTTTATCCTGATATGTCACGGTTAGCTGACCCACAG GTCTGGATAGATGCAGGGACACAAATCTTCTTCTCATATGCAATCTGCTTAGGAGCAATGACTTCCCTGGGGAGCTACAACAAGTACAAATACAACTGCTATAG GGACTGTTTGCTGCTGGGATGCCTGAACAGTGGTACCAGTTTTGTGTCTGGCTTCGCAATTTTTTCCGTCCTGGGCTTCATGGCACAAGAGCAAGGGGTGAACATTGCTGATGTGGCAGAGTCAG gTCCAGGCCTGGCTTTCATTGCCTACCCAAAAGCTGTGTCCATGATGCCACTGCCCACCTTTTGGgcaatccttttttttattatgcttcTGTTGCTTGGACTGGATAGCCAG tTTGTTGAAGTTGAAGGACAGATCACGTCATTAGTTGATCTGCACCCATCCTTCCTAAGGAAGGGTTACCGACGGGAAATCTTCATCGCTATAGTATGTTTCCTTAGCTATCTTCTGGGACTAACTATGGTGACTGAG GGTGGCATGTATGTTTTTCAACTCTTTGACTACTATGCAGCTAGTGGTGTATGCCTTTTGTGGGTTGCATTCTTTGAATGTATTGCTGTAGCCTGGGTTTATG GCGCTGATAATATTTATGATGCCATTGAGGATATGATTGGATACAGACCTGGTCCCTGGATGAAATGGAGCTGGATTGTGATCACACCAGTTCTTTGCGTG GGGTGCTTCATCTTTTCTTTGGCCAAGTACAAACCACTGACCTACAACAAGGTCTACACATACCCAGACTGGGCAATCGGCCTGGGCTGGGTTCTTGCCCTTTCCTCCATGATCTGCATCCCTATGGTGATGGTCATCCGCATCATACAGTCAGACGGGTCACTCATTGAG aGGATAAAAGCAGTGGCTGCCCCCAAGGAAGTGAATCGGTGGTCCAAAGAAACAGAGAGTGGCACCCCCTTCTGCCCCAATGGAACTTCGAATGGTGGATTGATCAAGCCAACTCATATCATTGTGGAAACCATGATGTGA
- the SLC6A6 gene encoding sodium- and chloride-dependent taurine transporter isoform X5: MATKEKLQCLKDFHKDILKPSPGKSPGTRPEDEAEGKPPQREKWASKIDFLLSVAGGFIGLGNVWRFPYLCYKNGGGAFLIPYFIFLFGGGLPVFFLEVVLGQYTSEGGITCWEKICPIFTGIGYASIVIVSLLNVYYIVILAWGLYYLFQSFQSVLPWAHCHQKWNTPTCVEDTLRKNKTLWISLNATNFTSPVTEFWERNVLSLSSGIEDIGIIKWDLALCLLLVWVICFFCIWKGVKSTGKVVYITATFPFIMLLVLLIRGVTLPGAAEGIKFYLYPDMSRLADPQVWIDAGTQIFFSYAICLGAMTSLGSYNKYKYNCYRDCLLLGCLNSGTSFVSGFAIFSVLGFMAQEQGVNIADVAESGPGLAFIAYPKAVSMMPLPTFWAILFFIMLLLLGLDSQFVEVEGQITSLVDLHPSFLRKGYRREIFIAIVCFLSYLLGLTMVTEGGMYVFQLFDYYAASGVCLLWVAFFECIAVAWVYGADNIYDAIEDMIGYRPGPWMKWSWIVITPVLCVGCFIFSLAKYKPLTYNKVYTYPDWAIGLGWVLALSSMICIPMVMVIRIIQSDGSLIERIKAVAAPKEVNRWSKETESGTPFCPNGTSNGGLIKPTHIIVETMM, translated from the exons ATGGCGACAAAGGAAAAGCTTCAGTGCTTGAAAGATTTCCACAAGGACATCCTCAAACCTTCACCCGGCAAGAGCCCGGGGACACGGCCTGAGGATGAGGCAGAAGGAAAGCCACCCCAGAGGGAGAAGTGGGCGAGCAAGATTGACTTTCTGCTGTCGGTGGCTGGAGGGTTTATCGGCTTGGGCAACGTCTGGCGGTTCCCGTATCTCTGCTACAAAAACGGCGGAG GTGCATTTCTTATAccttatttcattttcctgtttggGGGAGGTCTTCCCGTGTTTTTCCTGGAGGTGGTGCTAGGACAGTATACCTCTGAAGGTGGAATTACATGCTGGGAAAAGATCTGCCCTATTTTCACTG GAATTGGTTATGCTTCCATAGTGATTGTGTCCCTTCTGAATGTGTACTACATTGTGATCCTGGCCTGGGGACTCTACTACCTGTTCCAGTCGTTCCAGAGCGTCCTGCCATGGGCACACTGCCACCAGAAGTGGAACACGCCGACCTGCGTGGAAGACACTCTCAGGAAGAACAAAACCCTCTGGATATCACTGAATGCCACTAACTTCACCTCTCCTGTCACAGAGTTTTGGGA GCGCAATGTACTGAGCTTGTCCTCAGGAATTGAAGATATTGGTATTATCAAGTGGGATCTAGCACTGTGTCTTCTCCTCGTCTGGGTGATATGTTTCTTCTGCATTTGGAAAGGAGTCAAATCCACTGGGAAA GTAGTGTACATCACTGCCACGTTCCCATTCATCATGCTCCTTGTTCTGCTCATCCGTGGTGTgaccctgcctggagctgcagaaggcaTCAAGTTTTATCTTTATCCTGATATGTCACGGTTAGCTGACCCACAG GTCTGGATAGATGCAGGGACACAAATCTTCTTCTCATATGCAATCTGCTTAGGAGCAATGACTTCCCTGGGGAGCTACAACAAGTACAAATACAACTGCTATAG GGACTGTTTGCTGCTGGGATGCCTGAACAGTGGTACCAGTTTTGTGTCTGGCTTCGCAATTTTTTCCGTCCTGGGCTTCATGGCACAAGAGCAAGGGGTGAACATTGCTGATGTGGCAGAGTCAG gTCCAGGCCTGGCTTTCATTGCCTACCCAAAAGCTGTGTCCATGATGCCACTGCCCACCTTTTGGgcaatccttttttttattatgcttcTGTTGCTTGGACTGGATAGCCAG tTTGTTGAAGTTGAAGGACAGATCACGTCATTAGTTGATCTGCACCCATCCTTCCTAAGGAAGGGTTACCGACGGGAAATCTTCATCGCTATAGTATGTTTCCTTAGCTATCTTCTGGGACTAACTATGGTGACTGAG GGTGGCATGTATGTTTTTCAACTCTTTGACTACTATGCAGCTAGTGGTGTATGCCTTTTGTGGGTTGCATTCTTTGAATGTATTGCTGTAGCCTGGGTTTATG GCGCTGATAATATTTATGATGCCATTGAGGATATGATTGGATACAGACCTGGTCCCTGGATGAAATGGAGCTGGATTGTGATCACACCAGTTCTTTGCGTG GGGTGCTTCATCTTTTCTTTGGCCAAGTACAAACCACTGACCTACAACAAGGTCTACACATACCCAGACTGGGCAATCGGCCTGGGCTGGGTTCTTGCCCTTTCCTCCATGATCTGCATCCCTATGGTGATGGTCATCCGCATCATACAGTCAGACGGGTCACTCATTGAG aGGATAAAAGCAGTGGCTGCCCCCAAGGAAGTGAATCGGTGGTCCAAAGAAACAGAGAGTGGCACCCCCTTCTGCCCCAATGGAACTTCGAATGGTGGATTGATCAAGCCAACTCATATCATTGTGGAAACCATGATGTGA
- the SLC6A6 gene encoding sodium- and chloride-dependent taurine transporter isoform X1 has protein sequence MLHLMLMGLPGRENPFRRDSSSLPHPMEESPLPIYIEEGTEVPIAKKDLIALGIRQIWTQKTTESKNMATKEKLQCLKDFHKDILKPSPGKSPGTRPEDEAEGKPPQREKWASKIDFLLSVAGGFIGLGNVWRFPYLCYKNGGGAFLIPYFIFLFGGGLPVFFLEVVLGQYTSEGGITCWEKICPIFTGIGYASIVIVSLLNVYYIVILAWGLYYLFQSFQSVLPWAHCHQKWNTPTCVEDTLRKNKTLWISLNATNFTSPVTEFWERNVLSLSSGIEDIGIIKWDLALCLLLVWVICFFCIWKGVKSTGKVVYITATFPFIMLLVLLIRGVTLPGAAEGIKFYLYPDMSRLADPQVWIDAGTQIFFSYAICLGAMTSLGSYNKYKYNCYRDCLLLGCLNSGTSFVSGFAIFSVLGFMAQEQGVNIADVAESGPGLAFIAYPKAVSMMPLPTFWAILFFIMLLLLGLDSQFVEVEGQITSLVDLHPSFLRKGYRREIFIAIVCFLSYLLGLTMVTEGGMYVFQLFDYYAASGVCLLWVAFFECIAVAWVYGADNIYDAIEDMIGYRPGPWMKWSWIVITPVLCVGCFIFSLAKYKPLTYNKVYTYPDWAIGLGWVLALSSMICIPMVMVIRIIQSDGSLIERIKAVAAPKEVNRWSKETESGTPFCPNGTSNGGLIKPTHIIVETMM, from the exons CCAAAAAGGATTTGATTGCTCTTGGCATCAGGCAAATCTGGACCCAGAAGACCACAG AAAGCAAAAACATGGCGACAAAGGAAAAGCTTCAGTGCTTGAAAGATTTCCACAAGGACATCCTCAAACCTTCACCCGGCAAGAGCCCGGGGACACGGCCTGAGGATGAGGCAGAAGGAAAGCCACCCCAGAGGGAGAAGTGGGCGAGCAAGATTGACTTTCTGCTGTCGGTGGCTGGAGGGTTTATCGGCTTGGGCAACGTCTGGCGGTTCCCGTATCTCTGCTACAAAAACGGCGGAG GTGCATTTCTTATAccttatttcattttcctgtttggGGGAGGTCTTCCCGTGTTTTTCCTGGAGGTGGTGCTAGGACAGTATACCTCTGAAGGTGGAATTACATGCTGGGAAAAGATCTGCCCTATTTTCACTG GAATTGGTTATGCTTCCATAGTGATTGTGTCCCTTCTGAATGTGTACTACATTGTGATCCTGGCCTGGGGACTCTACTACCTGTTCCAGTCGTTCCAGAGCGTCCTGCCATGGGCACACTGCCACCAGAAGTGGAACACGCCGACCTGCGTGGAAGACACTCTCAGGAAGAACAAAACCCTCTGGATATCACTGAATGCCACTAACTTCACCTCTCCTGTCACAGAGTTTTGGGA GCGCAATGTACTGAGCTTGTCCTCAGGAATTGAAGATATTGGTATTATCAAGTGGGATCTAGCACTGTGTCTTCTCCTCGTCTGGGTGATATGTTTCTTCTGCATTTGGAAAGGAGTCAAATCCACTGGGAAA GTAGTGTACATCACTGCCACGTTCCCATTCATCATGCTCCTTGTTCTGCTCATCCGTGGTGTgaccctgcctggagctgcagaaggcaTCAAGTTTTATCTTTATCCTGATATGTCACGGTTAGCTGACCCACAG GTCTGGATAGATGCAGGGACACAAATCTTCTTCTCATATGCAATCTGCTTAGGAGCAATGACTTCCCTGGGGAGCTACAACAAGTACAAATACAACTGCTATAG GGACTGTTTGCTGCTGGGATGCCTGAACAGTGGTACCAGTTTTGTGTCTGGCTTCGCAATTTTTTCCGTCCTGGGCTTCATGGCACAAGAGCAAGGGGTGAACATTGCTGATGTGGCAGAGTCAG gTCCAGGCCTGGCTTTCATTGCCTACCCAAAAGCTGTGTCCATGATGCCACTGCCCACCTTTTGGgcaatccttttttttattatgcttcTGTTGCTTGGACTGGATAGCCAG tTTGTTGAAGTTGAAGGACAGATCACGTCATTAGTTGATCTGCACCCATCCTTCCTAAGGAAGGGTTACCGACGGGAAATCTTCATCGCTATAGTATGTTTCCTTAGCTATCTTCTGGGACTAACTATGGTGACTGAG GGTGGCATGTATGTTTTTCAACTCTTTGACTACTATGCAGCTAGTGGTGTATGCCTTTTGTGGGTTGCATTCTTTGAATGTATTGCTGTAGCCTGGGTTTATG GCGCTGATAATATTTATGATGCCATTGAGGATATGATTGGATACAGACCTGGTCCCTGGATGAAATGGAGCTGGATTGTGATCACACCAGTTCTTTGCGTG GGGTGCTTCATCTTTTCTTTGGCCAAGTACAAACCACTGACCTACAACAAGGTCTACACATACCCAGACTGGGCAATCGGCCTGGGCTGGGTTCTTGCCCTTTCCTCCATGATCTGCATCCCTATGGTGATGGTCATCCGCATCATACAGTCAGACGGGTCACTCATTGAG aGGATAAAAGCAGTGGCTGCCCCCAAGGAAGTGAATCGGTGGTCCAAAGAAACAGAGAGTGGCACCCCCTTCTGCCCCAATGGAACTTCGAATGGTGGATTGATCAAGCCAACTCATATCATTGTGGAAACCATGATGTGA